In Thermus filiformis, one DNA window encodes the following:
- the prfB gene encoding peptide chain release factor 2 (programmed frameshift), whose protein sequence is MDLKALQDRLDALRGYLDIPGKEARLKELDAKLQDPALWSQPEEARRTAQEAARLRKTVETYRGLESDLQGLLELYEELSAEEREALRPELEEAAAKLDELYHATLLSFPHAEKNAILTIQPGAGGTEACDWAEMLLRMYTRFAERQGFQVEVVDVTPGAEAGIDYAQIIVRGENAYGLLSPEAGVHRLVRPSPFDASGRRHTSFAGVEVMPEVDDTVEVVIRPEDLRIDVFRAQGHGGQGVNTTDSAVRVVHLPTGITVTCQTTRSQIKNKELALKVLKSRLFELEWKKKQEELRKLRGEVRPIEWGSQIRSYVLDKQYVKDHRTGLMRFDPQNVLDGDLMDFIWAGLEWKAGRREAQEEALAED, encoded by the exons ATGGACCTAAAGGCCTTGCAGGACAGACTAGATGCCCTCAGGGGGTATCTT GACATCCCGGGAAAAGAAGCCCGCTTGAAGGAACTGGACGCCAAGCTCCAGGACCCGGCCCTGTGGAGCCAGCCGGAGGAGGCCCGAAGGACCGCTCAGGAGGCGGCCCGGCTCAGGAAGACGGTGGAGACCTACCGGGGCCTCGAGTCCGACCTCCAGGGGCTTTTGGAGCTTTACGAGGAGCTTTCCGCCGAGGAGCGGGAGGCGCTAAGGCCGGAGCTGGAGGAGGCCGCGGCCAAGCTGGACGAGCTCTACCACGCCACCCTCCTCTCCTTCCCCCACGCGGAGAAGAACGCCATCCTCACCATCCAGCCTGGGGCGGGGGGGACGGAGGCCTGCGACTGGGCGGAGATGCTCCTCAGGATGTACACCCGCTTCGCCGAGCGGCAGGGCTTCCAGGTGGAGGTGGTGGACGTGACCCCGGGGGCGGAGGCGGGGATTGACTACGCCCAGATCATCGTCCGGGGGGAGAACGCCTACGGACTTCTCTCCCCCGAGGCAGGGGTGCACCGTCTGGTCCGCCCCTCCCCCTTTGACGCCTCGGGGCGTCGCCACACCTCCTTCGCCGGGGTGGAGGTGATGCCCGAGGTGGACGACACGGTGGAGGTGGTCATCCGGCCCGAGGACCTGAGGATAGACGTCTTCCGCGCCCAGGGCCACGGGGGCCAGGGGGTGAACACCACGGACAGCGCGGTCCGGGTGGTCCACCTCCCCACCGGGATCACGGTCACCTGCCAGACCACCCGGAGCCAGATCAAGAACAAGGAGCTGGCCCTGAAGGTGCTTAAGTCCCGGCTCTTCGAGCTGGAGTGGAAGAAGAAGCAGGAGGAGCTGAGGAAGCTCCGGGGGGAGGTCCGGCCCATCGAGTGGGGGAGCCAGATCCGGAGCTACGTCCTGGACAAGCAGTACGTGAAGGACCACCGGACGGGCCTGATGCGCTTTGACCCCCAGAACGTCCTGGACGGGGACCTGATGGACTTCATCTGGGCGGGCCTGGAGTGGAAGGCGGGTCGCCGGGAGGCCCAGGAGGAGGCCTTGGCGGAGGACTGA